A window of Longispora fulva contains these coding sequences:
- a CDS encoding sensor histidine kinase produces the protein MTRRPLRLATQTMLLQVVVIAVVAAAGFTLATLLLRQEIEQEYEQRALAIARSVAEQPGLAERVATGAPDPDGEVQRSAERVRAATDALFVVVADVRGIRYSHTDPALIGKVVSTDPSGPLAGKEVVTIERGTLGLSARGKVPLRNSSGAIVGEVSVGIHADEISDRLDVLLRAAGIFTTIALGVGVGGAALLAVRLKRRTLGLEPTELADLVREQVAVLEGVRDGVLAVDAAGRVSVCTAQAAALLTEPLTVGGPATAEVLALLEDRSPLTSGLRLLGEQVVVVTRRRVERGGQDLGTVLTLRDHTNLDDLARELEATRALTDALRAQAHEHTNRLHALDGLLHLGDVGRAQAYLRELTATTALGAPEGRVGDPYLDGLLAAKTAVASEAGVTVRLGEDTWVPGQLTSPLDTVTVLGNLLDNAIRAAATGARQPGWVEVSLLAEDRDLHVYVADSGDGVTIADPFEAGASTKDEPGRGLGLALALRTARHHGGDVRLGPATPGRGAVFVAELPGVLSPATALSWEAPA, from the coding sequence GTGACGCGCCGTCCCCTCCGACTGGCCACCCAGACGATGCTGCTGCAGGTGGTTGTCATCGCCGTGGTCGCCGCCGCCGGGTTCACGCTCGCCACGCTGCTGCTCCGCCAGGAGATCGAACAGGAGTACGAGCAGCGGGCCCTGGCCATCGCCCGGTCCGTCGCCGAGCAGCCCGGCCTGGCAGAGCGGGTCGCCACGGGCGCGCCGGACCCCGACGGCGAGGTGCAGCGTTCCGCCGAACGGGTCCGGGCCGCCACCGACGCCCTGTTCGTGGTGGTCGCCGACGTCCGGGGCATCCGGTACTCGCACACCGACCCGGCGCTGATCGGCAAAGTGGTCAGCACGGACCCGTCCGGGCCCCTCGCGGGCAAGGAGGTCGTCACGATCGAACGCGGCACCCTGGGCCTGTCCGCCCGGGGCAAGGTGCCCCTGCGGAACTCCTCCGGCGCGATCGTCGGCGAGGTCAGCGTCGGCATCCACGCCGACGAGATCTCCGACCGGTTGGACGTCCTGCTCCGTGCCGCCGGCATCTTCACCACGATCGCGCTCGGCGTGGGCGTCGGCGGGGCGGCGCTGCTCGCCGTCCGGCTGAAGCGGCGCACCCTGGGCCTGGAGCCCACCGAACTGGCAGACCTGGTTCGCGAGCAGGTCGCCGTCCTCGAAGGGGTCCGCGACGGCGTGCTCGCCGTGGACGCCGCCGGCCGGGTGAGCGTGTGCACCGCCCAGGCGGCCGCGCTGCTCACGGAGCCGCTGACTGTCGGCGGGCCGGCGACCGCCGAGGTGCTTGCCCTGCTGGAGGACCGGTCCCCGCTCACCAGCGGCCTGCGCCTGCTGGGCGAGCAGGTGGTCGTGGTGACCCGGCGGCGGGTCGAACGCGGCGGCCAGGACCTGGGCACCGTCCTCACCCTGCGCGACCACACCAACCTCGACGACCTGGCCCGCGAGCTGGAGGCGACCCGCGCGCTCACCGACGCGCTGCGCGCCCAGGCGCATGAGCACACCAACCGGCTGCACGCCCTCGACGGGCTGCTGCACCTGGGGGACGTCGGCCGGGCGCAGGCGTACCTGCGGGAGTTGACGGCCACCACGGCGCTCGGCGCGCCCGAGGGGCGGGTGGGGGATCCGTACCTCGACGGGTTGCTGGCGGCGAAGACGGCGGTGGCGTCCGAGGCGGGGGTGACCGTGCGGCTCGGCGAGGACACCTGGGTGCCCGGCCAGTTGACGTCCCCGCTGGACACCGTGACGGTGCTCGGCAATCTGCTCGACAACGCGATCCGGGCGGCGGCCACCGGGGCCCGCCAGCCGGGCTGGGTCGAGGTGAGCCTGCTCGCCGAGGACCGCGACCTGCACGTCTACGTCGCCGACAGCGGCGACGGGGTGACCATCGCCGACCCGTTCGAGGCAGGGGCGTCCACAAAGGACGAACCCGGTCGAGGGCTGGGCCTGGCACTGGCGCTGCGGACCGCCCGGCACCACGGCGGCGACGTGCGACTCGGCCCGGCGACCCCGGGTCGCGGCGCCGTGTTCGTCGCTGAGCTTCCGGGGGTACTGAGCCCCGCCACCGCCCTGAGCTGGGAGGCCCCCGCGTGA
- a CDS encoding RICIN domain-containing protein yields MLGLSVTPTLTDTSWGELISASSSEPEALTGVPADDPAAGLVFEGLKPAPKGNKCVGEYLVGDQCSHGPDPAPAGLNPRGEVKAVAPARAADKAPTAGLLAVPTLTELAQSVGALAPVASDSPLLAAAGSEPGAPVTPAASGVVCDGDGRTGKRVQLLYGYESGQANRFNEYLNSFRTWAAGIEKIYDLSAQQTGGSRHVRFVTSADCTVDVLAVELPAGSFGNFDGTINALKKLGYSSKDRKYVLFAESKVYCGIGTLYNDHRPTQDNTNNNVASYSRVDSGCWGAAVAAHELTHNLGAVQDNSPNHSKYGHCTDDYDLMCYNDGPGTVMRSVCTDKTMEERLDCNHDDYFTTAAKSGSYLASNWNVASSGWLIEGTGNPNPNPSPSPSTSPTTKPTTKPTDRPTEKPSPTGSPTRTAGPTPTGTGNPKPTLTVRDIRQTSVGLTWPAAAPGTRYTVVFDGRAIGTVQSTAVRVTGLRPGTEYRVAITVGSAAYTPEVTFTSASAAGVPTGKELTMANAYTGQNVDLTASRRADGTPIIAYAPHGYANQRWVLTPAAGDTVLIRSVASGKCVSSLGDPAAGVPLVQYACDPQSAGQRWKITATADGYTLSNGRFDVGIGEGGQLVLQTPAHTRAQRWSLTSS; encoded by the coding sequence GTGCTGGGACTGTCCGTCACCCCCACCCTCACCGACACCTCCTGGGGCGAGCTGATCAGCGCGTCCTCGTCGGAGCCCGAGGCGCTCACCGGCGTTCCCGCGGACGACCCGGCCGCCGGCCTGGTCTTCGAGGGCCTCAAGCCGGCGCCGAAGGGCAACAAGTGCGTCGGCGAGTACCTCGTCGGCGACCAGTGCAGCCACGGCCCCGACCCGGCCCCGGCCGGCCTGAACCCGCGCGGCGAGGTCAAGGCCGTCGCCCCGGCCCGCGCCGCCGACAAGGCCCCGACGGCCGGCCTGCTCGCCGTGCCCACCCTGACCGAGCTGGCCCAGAGCGTTGGCGCGCTGGCCCCGGTCGCCAGCGACAGCCCGCTGCTCGCCGCCGCCGGCTCCGAGCCCGGCGCGCCCGTCACCCCGGCGGCGTCCGGCGTGGTGTGCGACGGCGACGGCCGTACCGGCAAGCGCGTGCAGCTCCTGTACGGCTACGAGTCCGGCCAGGCCAACCGCTTCAACGAGTACCTGAACTCGTTCCGGACCTGGGCCGCGGGCATCGAGAAGATCTACGACCTCAGCGCCCAGCAGACCGGCGGCTCCCGGCACGTCCGGTTCGTCACGAGCGCCGACTGCACCGTCGACGTGCTCGCCGTCGAGCTGCCGGCCGGCTCCTTCGGCAACTTCGACGGCACGATCAACGCGCTGAAGAAGTTGGGCTACTCCTCGAAGGACCGCAAGTACGTGCTGTTCGCCGAGTCCAAGGTGTACTGCGGCATCGGCACCCTCTACAACGACCACCGCCCCACTCAGGACAACACGAACAACAACGTGGCCTCCTACTCCCGGGTCGACTCCGGTTGCTGGGGCGCCGCCGTCGCCGCGCACGAGCTGACCCACAACCTCGGCGCGGTGCAGGACAACTCCCCGAACCACAGCAAGTACGGGCACTGCACGGACGACTACGACCTGATGTGCTACAACGACGGACCCGGCACCGTGATGCGCTCGGTCTGCACGGACAAGACGATGGAGGAGCGTCTGGACTGCAACCACGACGACTACTTCACCACCGCGGCCAAGTCCGGCAGCTACCTCGCGTCGAACTGGAACGTCGCGAGCAGCGGCTGGCTGATCGAGGGCACCGGCAACCCGAACCCGAACCCGTCGCCGTCCCCGAGCACGTCGCCGACGACGAAGCCGACCACGAAGCCGACGGACAGGCCGACCGAGAAGCCGTCGCCGACCGGCTCCCCGACCCGCACCGCCGGCCCGACGCCGACCGGTACGGGCAACCCGAAGCCCACCCTCACGGTCCGCGACATCCGGCAGACCAGCGTCGGCCTGACCTGGCCGGCCGCCGCCCCGGGCACCCGTTACACCGTGGTGTTCGACGGCCGGGCGATCGGCACCGTGCAGTCGACGGCCGTGCGGGTCACCGGCCTGCGGCCGGGCACCGAGTACCGGGTGGCGATCACGGTCGGGTCGGCCGCGTACACGCCTGAGGTCACGTTCACCAGCGCCTCGGCGGCCGGCGTGCCGACGGGCAAGGAACTGACGATGGCCAACGCGTACACCGGGCAGAACGTCGACCTGACGGCCAGCCGCCGCGCCGACGGCACGCCGATCATCGCCTACGCGCCGCACGGCTACGCCAACCAGCGCTGGGTGCTCACGCCCGCCGCCGGGGACACCGTGCTGATCCGCTCGGTGGCCAGCGGCAAGTGCGTCTCGTCGCTGGGTGACCCGGCGGCCGGGGTGCCGCTCGTGCAGTACGCGTGCGACCCGCAGTCGGCCGGGCAGCGGTGGAAGATCACCGCGACCGCCGACGGGTACACGCTGTCCAACGGCCGGTTCGACGTGGGGATCGGGGAGGGCGGCCAGTTGGTGCTCCAGACGCCCGCCCACACCCGCGCCCAGCGCTGGAGCCTGACCTCCTCGTGA
- a CDS encoding YrdB family protein: MKNLNLAVLFLLELATLAAAGYAGLTLDAGWPVRILVGLGAPAALVALWWLFGAPRASRKTHGMVRVAFEVAWFGSGAVALAVAGRTVLAAVFAAVFVVSKALALIWRQ; this comes from the coding sequence GTGAAGAACCTCAACCTGGCCGTCCTCTTCCTCCTGGAACTGGCCACCCTCGCAGCCGCCGGGTACGCGGGCCTCACCCTCGACGCCGGCTGGCCGGTCCGGATCCTCGTCGGCCTGGGCGCCCCGGCGGCGCTCGTCGCGCTGTGGTGGCTGTTCGGCGCGCCCAGGGCCAGCCGCAAGACCCACGGCATGGTACGGGTCGCGTTCGAGGTCGCCTGGTTCGGGAGCGGGGCCGTCGCGCTGGCCGTGGCGGGGCGGACCGTCCTGGCAGCGGTCTTCGCTGCGGTCTTCGTGGTCAGCAAGGCGCTGGCGCTGATCTGGCGGCAGTGA
- a CDS encoding response regulator produces the protein MIRVLVVDDDFRVAALHSSFVDQIPGFSSVGVAHSAADAVARCAELGPDLVLLDQYLPDRLGTTVLRELSADVIMLTAAADAATVRAALAGGALNYLVKPFTAAQLGSRLAAYGRFRAHLAGERELAQEDIDRAAALLHDADAPAAGLPKGRSAVTAQRILEAVRDAPSPMTAIEISDATGVSRATAQRYLADLAHSGKVELSLRYGSTGRPEHLYRWRGGPTSR, from the coding sequence GTGATCCGGGTACTCGTGGTCGACGACGACTTCCGGGTCGCCGCCCTGCACTCCTCGTTCGTGGACCAGATCCCCGGCTTCTCCTCCGTCGGCGTGGCCCACTCGGCCGCCGACGCCGTGGCCAGGTGCGCGGAGCTGGGGCCGGACCTGGTGCTGCTGGACCAGTACCTGCCCGACCGGCTGGGCACCACCGTGCTGCGCGAACTGTCGGCCGACGTCATCATGCTCACCGCGGCGGCGGACGCGGCCACCGTGCGCGCCGCGCTCGCCGGCGGAGCGCTCAACTACCTGGTCAAGCCGTTCACCGCAGCCCAGCTCGGCAGCCGGCTCGCGGCGTACGGCAGGTTCCGGGCGCATCTGGCCGGGGAACGCGAACTCGCCCAGGAGGACATCGACCGCGCCGCGGCCCTGCTGCACGACGCCGACGCGCCCGCCGCCGGCCTGCCGAAGGGGCGCTCGGCGGTCACCGCGCAGCGGATCCTGGAGGCGGTCCGCGACGCGCCGAGCCCGATGACGGCGATCGAGATCTCGGACGCGACCGGGGTGTCGCGGGCCACCGCCCAGCGTTACCTCGCGGACCTGGCGCACTCCGGCAAGGTCGAACTCAGCCTGCGCTACGGCTCGACGGGCCGCCCCGAGCACCTCTACCGCTGGCGCGGCGGGCCCACCTCCCGGTAG
- a CDS encoding alpha/beta hydrolase family protein yields MMTFEVSIPDLGRAGLLRVPDGPVLAGMVALHPANDPGRDQPTFEHLAATVVPLGYAVLSYDRRADPDGGDVPFALQAADALAALRWLSDHQGVPVGLWAFSQGTWVAGLVAAESDLVSFLALLGCPGVSPATQMRFHTDELLRRAGHDATARAEALALRAALEDLIRGDLDRERAAALLDAHRDRPWFPLTYLPDDVPVGLPAWTDMDHDPAPVYARVTCPVLLVYGAEENCVPVAASVGVWRRAAEAAGNADLTIVEVPGMGHWPAEGNRRDVAGISPDYTRALADWFART; encoded by the coding sequence ATGATGACCTTCGAGGTGTCGATCCCCGACCTGGGTCGCGCAGGCCTGCTGCGCGTGCCCGACGGCCCGGTCCTGGCCGGGATGGTCGCACTGCACCCGGCGAACGACCCGGGCCGCGACCAGCCCACGTTCGAGCACCTCGCCGCCACCGTGGTCCCGCTCGGCTACGCCGTGCTCAGCTACGACCGCCGGGCGGACCCCGACGGCGGCGACGTGCCGTTCGCCCTCCAGGCCGCCGACGCCCTCGCCGCCCTGCGCTGGCTGTCAGACCATCAGGGAGTACCGGTGGGCCTGTGGGCCTTCAGCCAGGGCACCTGGGTCGCCGGCCTGGTCGCCGCGGAGTCGGACCTCGTCTCCTTCCTCGCACTGCTCGGCTGCCCCGGGGTCAGCCCGGCCACCCAGATGCGCTTCCACACCGACGAGCTACTGCGCCGGGCCGGCCACGACGCCACGGCCCGCGCCGAGGCCCTCGCGCTGCGCGCGGCCCTGGAGGACCTGATCCGGGGCGACCTCGACCGCGAACGGGCTGCCGCGCTGCTCGACGCGCACCGGGACCGGCCGTGGTTCCCCCTCACGTACCTGCCCGACGACGTGCCGGTCGGCCTCCCGGCCTGGACCGACATGGACCACGACCCCGCGCCGGTCTACGCCCGGGTGACCTGCCCGGTCCTGCTGGTGTACGGGGCGGAGGAGAACTGCGTCCCGGTCGCGGCGAGCGTCGGCGTGTGGCGGCGGGCCGCCGAGGCCGCCGGCAACGCCGATCTGACCATTGTGGAGGTGCCCGGGATGGGGCACTGGCCCGCCGAGGGCAACCGCCGCGACGTGGCGGGCATCAGCCCCGACTACACCCGAGCGCTCGCCGACTGGTTCGCCAGGACGTGA
- a CDS encoding ferritin-like domain-containing protein codes for MTTVAQKPMSIAVLLEVPEPARDLDWIRNCLQTAVALELSTLPPYLCAYWSIQKSGETTSLIHSVVMDEMYHLGLVCNMLTAVGTVPNVLAAARSLDYPGHLPGGVWPDLTVSLSGLTKESVRTFMQIEEPENPLAYARSAKPTIGNFYSGISQAFQQLSPAPTIQTAKQQTFQIGPNHLDVLRTVKDITDRIDVIKEQGEGTDKLPNDPHVEGQLAHYYKFGEIYHERRLQKVGDQWEFTGVDEKLKFPATYPMGVLTGPTWPDPKEPAKSALRQFNEAYTAMITFLDSAWRKGSSGDLGASVGKMWDLGPLAAKLMAMPLPNEPALRYGPEFRIV; via the coding sequence ATGACCACAGTCGCGCAGAAACCGATGTCGATCGCCGTCCTGCTGGAGGTGCCCGAGCCGGCCCGTGACCTGGACTGGATCCGCAACTGCCTGCAGACCGCCGTCGCGCTGGAGCTGTCGACCCTGCCGCCGTACCTGTGCGCGTACTGGTCGATCCAGAAGTCCGGCGAGACCACGAGTCTCATCCACAGTGTCGTGATGGACGAGATGTACCACCTGGGCCTGGTGTGCAACATGCTCACCGCCGTCGGCACCGTCCCGAACGTCCTGGCCGCGGCCAGGTCCCTGGACTACCCGGGCCACCTGCCCGGTGGCGTGTGGCCGGACCTGACGGTCAGCTTGTCGGGGCTGACGAAGGAGTCCGTGCGGACGTTCATGCAGATCGAGGAGCCGGAGAACCCGCTCGCGTACGCCAGGTCGGCGAAACCCACGATCGGCAACTTCTACAGCGGGATCAGCCAGGCGTTCCAGCAACTCAGCCCGGCGCCGACGATCCAGACCGCGAAACAGCAGACGTTCCAGATCGGCCCCAACCACCTGGACGTCCTGCGGACCGTGAAGGACATCACGGACAGGATCGACGTGATCAAGGAGCAGGGGGAGGGCACCGACAAGCTGCCGAACGACCCGCACGTCGAGGGCCAGCTGGCCCACTACTACAAGTTCGGCGAGATCTACCACGAGCGGCGGCTGCAGAAGGTCGGCGACCAGTGGGAGTTCACCGGGGTCGACGAGAAGCTGAAGTTCCCGGCGACGTACCCGATGGGTGTACTGACCGGCCCGACGTGGCCCGACCCGAAGGAGCCGGCGAAGTCCGCCCTGCGCCAGTTCAACGAGGCGTACACCGCGATGATCACGTTCCTGGACAGCGCCTGGCGCAAGGGCAGCTCGGGAGACCTCGGCGCCTCGGTCGGCAAGATGTGGGACCTGGGCCCGCTCGCGGCGAAGCTGATGGCGATGCCGCTTCCGAACGAGCCGGCCCTGCGGTACGGACCCGAGTTCCGCATCGTGTGA
- a CDS encoding alanyl-tRNA editing protein: MGITHHGRTDRLDLLDPTLRTWECVVLESGPDGIVLDRSAFYPGGGGQPPDHGVLLWQSVETRIVGTRKGEDFFLLPAEGDPVPPVGTAVTGAVADDRRSRLMRTHSGLHLLCGVVFRDFGALVTGGNMEPGEARMDFNLPEVPADFKALLEAAVNVEIAADRRVDVRVLAREEALAIPDIIRTQTNLIPPGEEEIRIVDIIGLDTQADGGTHVASTAQIGRIELVKIENKGKANRRVRIRVVD, from the coding sequence ATGGGGATCACACACCACGGCCGGACCGACCGGCTCGACCTGCTCGACCCGACCCTGCGGACGTGGGAGTGCGTCGTCCTGGAGTCCGGTCCCGACGGGATCGTCCTGGACCGCTCCGCCTTCTACCCGGGCGGCGGCGGCCAGCCCCCGGACCACGGCGTTCTGCTGTGGCAGAGCGTCGAGACGCGGATCGTGGGCACCCGCAAGGGTGAGGACTTCTTCCTGCTGCCCGCCGAGGGCGACCCGGTCCCGCCGGTCGGCACCGCGGTCACCGGGGCGGTCGCCGACGACCGCCGTAGCCGGCTGATGCGCACCCACTCGGGCCTGCACCTGCTGTGCGGGGTCGTGTTCCGCGACTTCGGCGCGCTCGTCACGGGCGGCAACATGGAGCCGGGCGAGGCGCGGATGGACTTCAACCTGCCCGAGGTGCCGGCCGACTTCAAGGCGCTGCTGGAGGCGGCCGTCAACGTGGAGATCGCCGCCGACCGCCGGGTCGACGTGCGGGTCCTCGCGCGCGAGGAGGCCCTGGCCATCCCCGACATCATCCGCACCCAGACGAACCTGATCCCGCCCGGCGAGGAGGAGATCCGGATCGTGGACATCATCGGGCTCGACACCCAGGCCGACGGCGGCACCCACGTGGCGTCCACGGCGCAGATCGGCCGGATCGAGCTGGTGAAGATCGAGAACAAGGGCAAGGCCAATCGACGGGTACGCATCCGCGTCGTCGACTGA